A section of the Triticum dicoccoides isolate Atlit2015 ecotype Zavitan chromosome 7A, WEW_v2.0, whole genome shotgun sequence genome encodes:
- the LOC119332963 gene encoding uncharacterized protein LOC119332963 → MALPDELLEEIFRRLPTAADLARASAACVSFRRVITSHPFLRRFRALHPPPLLGILCGGLIPAQPPHPSAAAAATLADADFSCSFLPPSRDGRALFSPAPERTGGDYNRRDLVREFAVCDPLHRRYLLLPALPDHLADQVHRPDIIHCEPFLAPPGDDEDSSFTDFRVMCLVRCTAKLVLFVFSSCAGQWLADPITFDMLGYTLLVLDAQRLEFSPVDLPPPLGSCKWDMAIVEAAEGRLGMLTISEHTEAGVYKYHLVYDVLHPKDENGANQWQSKSAIPLPDEQEAFVSHLVNMTVLIFSVIQKYY, encoded by the exons ATGGCGCTCCCAGATGAACTCCTCGAAGAGATCTTCCGCCGCCTCCCCACGGCCGCCGACCTCGCGCGCGCCTCCGCGGCCTGCGTCTCCTTCCGCCGCGTCATCACCAGCCATCCCTTCCTCCGCCGATTCCGCGCCCTCCACCCGCCGCCCCTCCTCGGCATCCTCTGCGGCGGCCTCATCCCCGCCCAGCCGCCCCACCCTTCCGCCGCGGCGGCGGCCACCTTAGCCGACGCCGACTTCTCCTGCTCCTTCCTCCCGCCGTCCCGCGACGGCCGCGCCCTTTTCTCCCCCGCCCCCGAGCGGACCGGCGGCGACTACAACCGCCGGGACCTGGTTAGGGAGTTCGCTGTCTGCGACCCCCTGCACCGCCGGTACCTCCTGCTGCCTGCCCTCCCCGACCATCTAGCCGACCAAGTCCATCGACCGGACATCATACATTGCGAGCCCTTCCTTGCTCCTCCCGGCGACGACGAGGACTCGTCATTCACAGACTTCAGAGTCATGTGCTTGGTGCGGTGCACAGCCAAGCTTGTCCTCTTCGTCTTCTCTTCCTGCGCCGGGCAATGGCTCGCTGATCCCATCACGTTTGACATGTTGGGAT ACACGCTGCTCGTGCTCGATGCACAAAGGCTGGAGTTCTCCCCTGTTGACCTCCCGCCTCCACTTGGCTCTTGTAAGTGGGACATGGCCATTGTGGAGGCAGCAGAAGGAAGGCTTGGGATGCTTACTATCTCTGAGCATACTGAAGCTGGTGTGTACAAATACCATCTCGTGTATGATGTATTGCATCCTAAGGATGAGAATGGCGCAAACCAGTGGCAATCAAAGTCCGCAATCCCTTTGCCG GATGAGCAAGAAGCCTTTGTTTCTCATCTTGTGAATATGACTGTCCTCATTTTCAGTGTCATACAGAAATACTACTGA